One Helicoverpa zea isolate HzStark_Cry1AcR chromosome 20, ilHelZeax1.1, whole genome shotgun sequence genomic region harbors:
- the LOC124640509 gene encoding endocuticle structural glycoprotein ABD-5-like has translation MQKIVLVALALFAVAAAAPQHGQAPAEHPVYILKQDADVSHDGYTFDFETSDGTSRQEKGTLKQISEDHQALEVSGSYKYIGTDGLTYTVTFVADEHGFQPQEHVEQPQQ, from the exons ATGCAGAAGATC GTACTCGTCGCCCTCGCCTTATTCGCCGTAGCGGCCGCGGCGCCACAGCACGGACAAGCCCCCGCGGAACACCCTGTATACATCCTCAAGCAAGACGCTGATGTGTCCCACGATGGGTACACCTTCGA TTTCGAGACAAGCGACGGCACATCTCGCCAAGAGAAGGGCACCCTGAAGCAGATCAGCGAAGACCACCAGGCTCTCGAAGTGTCCGGCAGCTACAAGTACATCGGCACGGACGGCCTGACCTACACCGTCACCTTCGTGGCCGACGAGCACGGCTTCCAGCCCCAGGAGCATGTTGAACAACCCCAGCAATAA